In one window of Candidatus Rubrimentiphilum sp. DNA:
- a CDS encoding Crp/Fnr family transcriptional regulator gives MIPISGPTRNRILDALPAEERRNLETHLKDVSYKPGEIIYRPGERLSHIYFPTTCVFSVVMLMQDGAGVEIDTTGREGLTGSLQVLLGSDSAHSQTFCQVPGDAKRIPLDAFKKCLDAGGKLRTLTERYARAAVTLMGQSIACNRLHTLTERCARWLLLTNDRVGSDHFQLTQEFLATMLGVHRPAVSVAAGALQQAGFIKYRRGVVTVVDAEGLESASCECYKVAMGQINTA, from the coding sequence GTGATCCCAATCTCCGGTCCCACGCGCAATCGTATTCTCGACGCTCTGCCGGCTGAAGAGCGGCGGAACCTCGAAACGCACCTCAAGGACGTCAGTTACAAACCCGGTGAAATCATCTACCGGCCAGGCGAACGGCTGTCCCATATATATTTTCCGACAACCTGCGTGTTCTCGGTCGTCATGCTGATGCAGGATGGCGCGGGCGTCGAGATCGACACGACCGGGCGCGAAGGGCTCACCGGCAGCCTGCAAGTGCTGCTCGGCAGCGACAGCGCGCACAGCCAAACGTTCTGCCAAGTTCCCGGCGACGCAAAACGCATACCGCTCGACGCTTTCAAAAAATGCTTGGACGCCGGCGGCAAGCTGCGAACCCTCACCGAGCGTTACGCGCGCGCCGCCGTTACTCTGATGGGCCAATCGATTGCGTGCAACCGCCTGCACACGCTCACCGAACGCTGCGCGCGCTGGCTGCTTCTAACGAACGATCGCGTCGGTTCGGATCATTTCCAGCTGACCCAAGAGTTTCTCGCCACGATGCTCGGCGTGCACCGCCCGGCCGTAAGTGTCGCCGCCGGCGCGCTGCAACAGGCTGGATTTATCAAATACCGGCGCGGTGTCGTTACGGTCGTCGACGCCGAGGGCCTCGAATCGGCTTCGTGCGAGTGCTATAAAGTCGCGATGGGCCAAATAAACACCGCTTAA
- a CDS encoding CBS domain-containing protein, with protein MAFQDGFISELVGRRATVNELPIGRVTDFLVNSPDEVFPQVDGLVVKTTQGPRFAPMDTVVDVDADGFVALNAAPKIAAPPDEESLYLVLDLLDKQIVDVDGRKVVRINDIELANTGGKLRVVAADVGLSGLLRRLGLKSFGKRFAPWVYRSIPRTMIAWDSVAPIREKNPTQIHLAVKESKLARLHPSELAEVINELSAREAAAVIHSLDDETAADALEHLEPVKQRAIIEDIGRERAADIIEEMDSDDAADLLGELPEDQQSELLAEMNQSTAGELRELVKYEEDTAGGLMTTDYVWIYPHRTAEETIHKIREIAPESEFIYYLYVLDKNERLLGALSLRALLLAPPDHTIERIMKGELVTVPPNTKSRDVAATIARYDLLAVPVVDAEGNMLGIVTVDDAIDAIMPEDLAKELPRITPARRTSRPQAQG; from the coding sequence ATGGCATTCCAGGACGGATTCATTTCGGAGCTCGTCGGCAGACGCGCGACCGTCAACGAATTACCGATCGGCAGAGTTACCGATTTCTTGGTCAACAGTCCCGACGAAGTCTTCCCGCAAGTTGATGGGCTCGTCGTGAAGACGACGCAAGGGCCGCGTTTCGCGCCGATGGACACTGTGGTGGACGTCGATGCGGATGGATTCGTCGCGCTGAATGCAGCTCCGAAGATCGCCGCACCTCCGGATGAAGAGTCGCTGTATCTCGTTCTCGACCTGCTCGACAAACAGATCGTTGACGTAGACGGGCGTAAGGTTGTGCGCATCAACGACATCGAGCTCGCCAACACCGGCGGAAAATTGCGCGTCGTCGCCGCCGACGTCGGACTCAGCGGTCTGCTGCGCCGCCTCGGGCTCAAGAGTTTTGGCAAGCGGTTCGCACCCTGGGTCTATCGCAGCATTCCGCGCACGATGATTGCGTGGGATTCGGTCGCTCCCATTCGCGAGAAGAATCCGACGCAAATCCACCTTGCCGTAAAAGAGAGCAAGCTCGCGCGTCTGCATCCGAGCGAGTTGGCGGAAGTCATCAACGAGCTTTCTGCGCGCGAAGCTGCCGCGGTCATTCACTCGTTGGATGACGAGACGGCCGCCGACGCCCTTGAGCATCTCGAACCGGTAAAACAGCGCGCGATCATCGAGGATATCGGCAGAGAACGCGCGGCCGACATCATCGAGGAGATGGATTCCGACGATGCAGCCGACTTGCTCGGCGAGCTGCCCGAAGATCAGCAGAGCGAGTTGCTGGCGGAGATGAACCAATCCACCGCCGGCGAGCTGCGCGAACTGGTCAAATACGAGGAAGACACGGCCGGCGGCTTGATGACGACGGACTACGTCTGGATCTATCCGCACCGCACGGCCGAAGAGACGATTCATAAGATCCGCGAGATCGCTCCCGAGTCGGAGTTCATCTACTACCTGTACGTTCTCGACAAGAACGAACGGCTGCTCGGCGCGTTGAGCTTGCGCGCGCTCCTGTTGGCACCGCCCGACCATACGATCGAGCGGATCATGAAGGGCGAACTCGTGACCGTTCCGCCCAACACGAAATCGCGCGACGTAGCGGCAACCATAGCGCGTTACGACTTGCTCGCCGTTCCCGTCGTGGACGCGGAAGGCAACATGCTGGGCATCGTCACCGTCGACGACGCGATCGATGCGATCATGCCCGAGGACCTGGCAAAAGAACTTCCCCGCATTACACCGGCGCGCCGCACCAGCCGCCCGCAGGCGCAAGGCTAA
- a CDS encoding Nramp family divalent metal transporter — protein sequence MPRALFRRRNFWRSLLLLLSVLGPGFITASAGNDVGGITTYSQAGAQFGYRILWVLIPLMVALIVVQEMATRMGAVTGKGLAALIRENFGVRVSFLAMAALFAINLVITATEFAGIAAASEIWHISRYIAVPVFMLLVLILVFGFNSKSIDRVFVVFSLIYFCYIASAILAHPDWNAVAHGALVPNLNFNNHLYLVMVVGLIGTTISPYMQFFLQSAVVEKGADERELGLARADVIGGSILAITIAGFMIIANAATIYAANRHGAHLVESQAADFAAALRPLAGQAASVIFALGILNAGLFTATVLPLSTSYVICEAFGFEAALDRKFSEAPVFFTLFTLGLIAGGALVLIPHLPLLRLIFYAQVAQGILLPPELVLMLIIINKRSVMGRFTNGWVGNLVAWATVALVGGLSIYYVIVQAFGGTA from the coding sequence GTGCCCCGCGCGCTGTTTCGCCGGCGAAACTTCTGGCGTTCGCTTCTGCTTCTGCTGTCCGTGCTCGGTCCGGGCTTCATTACGGCATCGGCCGGCAACGACGTGGGCGGTATCACAACCTACTCGCAAGCCGGCGCGCAATTCGGTTATCGCATCCTCTGGGTGCTTATCCCGTTGATGGTCGCGCTGATCGTCGTCCAGGAGATGGCGACGCGCATGGGCGCCGTCACCGGAAAAGGCCTGGCCGCGCTCATTCGTGAGAACTTCGGCGTGCGGGTGTCGTTTTTGGCAATGGCCGCGCTCTTTGCGATCAATCTAGTCATTACGGCCACCGAATTTGCGGGCATCGCGGCCGCGTCTGAAATATGGCACATCTCGCGCTACATCGCGGTGCCCGTCTTCATGTTGCTGGTGTTGATTCTCGTGTTCGGTTTCAACAGCAAGAGCATCGATCGCGTCTTTGTCGTGTTTTCGCTGATTTATTTCTGTTATATTGCGTCGGCGATCCTCGCGCATCCCGATTGGAACGCGGTCGCGCACGGCGCGCTGGTGCCAAACCTCAATTTCAATAATCATCTGTACTTGGTCATGGTCGTAGGGCTGATCGGCACGACGATCTCGCCGTACATGCAATTCTTCTTGCAATCCGCGGTCGTCGAAAAGGGGGCGGACGAGCGGGAGTTGGGGCTCGCGCGCGCGGACGTGATCGGCGGGTCGATTCTGGCAATCACGATCGCGGGCTTCATGATTATTGCGAACGCCGCCACCATCTACGCGGCCAACCGTCACGGCGCGCATCTCGTTGAATCGCAAGCCGCGGACTTTGCCGCCGCGTTGCGCCCGTTGGCGGGTCAAGCGGCCTCGGTGATCTTTGCGCTTGGAATACTCAACGCCGGACTCTTTACCGCAACCGTGCTCCCGCTCTCGACGAGTTACGTGATCTGCGAAGCCTTCGGGTTCGAAGCCGCGCTCGATCGCAAGTTTTCCGAGGCGCCCGTCTTCTTCACACTTTTTACGTTGGGACTCATTGCGGGCGGAGCGCTCGTTCTTATCCCGCACCTTCCGCTGTTGAGACTGATCTTCTACGCGCAGGTTGCGCAAGGGATCTTGCTTCCACCCGAGCTCGTGCTCATGTTGATTATCATCAACAAACGCAGCGTCATGGGACGCTTCACCAACGGCTGGGTGGGAAATCTGGTCGCGTGGGCGACCGTCGCGCTGGTCGGAGGGCTCTCGATCTACTACGTCATCGTGCAAGCTTTCGGCGGAACGGCCTAG
- a CDS encoding helix-turn-helix domain-containing protein yields the protein MTADELVAFAEDLARIAAAGGGAKALAGHLARSASVGVLVENAQWQHLAAAGGIGVPSSVQPLLVDNAATDFQRLRNGYAGRTVAIVTGDTRLGQLSIFGDAELDQLEHAARLTASAIAVELARELGAQPGRRRTFWERLASESYSDAVAARDDAAARGIALATHYVAVALEVETGDAGALRAAVLEAFRGGEGDAGVLERGGTLVVLVPASREVDASNARTASALLPRTLQKKQFDATITGGVGTRVPALSLHRSLAEAEVALTIARRLYGAGRVGVYDDLGAYPLLLSGGDADAMREFARRILAPLRAYDEKHQTELERTLRLYFSVGENVKTAAAELSVHRHTVFYRLRQIGEICGCKLDDPHDQLTLRMAIAIDALTG from the coding sequence ATGACGGCCGACGAGTTGGTCGCATTTGCCGAAGATCTCGCTCGCATTGCGGCGGCAGGCGGCGGCGCGAAAGCGCTGGCCGGCCACCTGGCGCGAAGCGCGAGTGTCGGCGTGCTGGTTGAAAACGCGCAGTGGCAGCACCTTGCGGCCGCCGGCGGAATCGGCGTGCCCAGCAGCGTGCAGCCGCTTCTCGTCGATAATGCGGCTACCGATTTTCAACGCCTTCGCAATGGGTATGCCGGCCGCACGGTCGCAATCGTCACCGGCGACACGCGCTTGGGTCAGCTCTCGATCTTTGGAGATGCGGAGCTCGATCAGCTCGAACATGCCGCACGACTCACCGCCAGCGCAATCGCCGTCGAGTTGGCGCGCGAGCTCGGCGCGCAGCCCGGTCGACGGCGTACGTTTTGGGAACGCCTAGCGTCGGAGAGTTACAGCGACGCCGTCGCCGCACGAGACGATGCGGCGGCCCGCGGTATCGCACTAGCGACGCACTATGTTGCAGTCGCCCTTGAAGTTGAAACCGGCGATGCGGGCGCACTTCGGGCCGCTGTGTTGGAAGCGTTTCGCGGTGGCGAAGGCGACGCCGGCGTGCTGGAACGCGGCGGCACGCTCGTCGTTTTAGTACCGGCGTCGCGCGAGGTTGACGCCTCAAACGCGCGCACTGCCTCGGCGCTGCTGCCGCGCACGTTACAGAAAAAACAATTCGACGCGACCATCACCGGCGGTGTCGGAACGCGCGTGCCGGCCTTGTCCCTGCATCGTTCGCTCGCCGAGGCGGAAGTTGCGCTTACTATCGCGCGGCGTCTTTACGGCGCCGGACGCGTCGGCGTCTACGACGATCTGGGCGCGTACCCCCTGCTGCTCTCAGGCGGCGACGCCGACGCGATGCGCGAATTCGCGCGCCGCATTCTCGCGCCGTTGCGCGCCTATGACGAAAAACATCAAACCGAATTGGAACGCACGCTGCGGCTCTATTTTTCCGTCGGCGAGAACGTGAAGACGGCGGCGGCCGAACTGAGCGTGCACCGTCACACGGTTTTCTACCGGCTGCGGCAGATCGGAGAGATCTGCGGATGCAAGCTCGACGACCCTCACGATCAGCTTACGCTGAGAATGGCGATTGCAATTGATGCACTTACCGGTTAG
- a CDS encoding glutamine synthetase family protein gives MHLPVSDSRRAAGKREVLRLAKDRHVQFVRLAFADVLGVGKNVSIPVSELEAALEGKVTFDGGSIDGFVRGEELDMVLRPDPATFALYPWSTPEASEARLLCDIAMPDGSPFEGCPRTTLKRAIEKAKGSLQGIAVALEVEFYLFEAMDSEYGSTKTSDVGSYFDFSANDRGEDARSAIVSALQAMGVAIAGSHHEHGPGQHEIDFPHIDPLAAADGLLTLRTIAKHVAAARGLEATFMPKPIEDRAGSGLHVNFRVSPEQQPEMLYMIGGLLAHAAALTAVCNSTVNSYKRLVNAWDAPIYTVWSERSANALVRVPPQEQPPQIEMRSPDAAGNPYLSLAVLLRALADGVEQQHLPGDPLVGSTYDLTERERHERGIGTLPKSLRQAIAELDEDPVVRAALGDHIYHAFRDAKLAEYERYRRAVHPWEHRAYLRLY, from the coding sequence ATGCACTTACCGGTTAGCGACTCCCGGCGCGCCGCCGGCAAACGCGAAGTCTTGCGCCTGGCCAAGGACCGGCACGTGCAGTTCGTACGCCTGGCGTTTGCCGACGTGCTCGGCGTCGGCAAGAACGTGTCGATTCCGGTGAGCGAATTGGAAGCGGCGCTGGAAGGCAAAGTGACGTTCGACGGCGGCTCGATCGACGGGTTCGTGCGTGGCGAAGAGCTCGACATGGTCCTGCGGCCGGACCCGGCAACATTCGCGCTCTACCCATGGTCGACTCCGGAAGCTTCGGAAGCGCGACTGCTCTGCGACATCGCCATGCCTGACGGCTCGCCGTTCGAAGGCTGTCCGCGCACCACGCTCAAGCGGGCGATCGAGAAGGCCAAAGGTTCGCTCCAAGGGATCGCCGTCGCGCTCGAGGTCGAGTTCTATCTCTTCGAAGCGATGGACAGCGAATACGGTTCGACCAAGACTTCGGACGTCGGGTCATACTTCGATTTCTCCGCCAACGATCGCGGCGAGGATGCACGCAGCGCGATCGTCAGCGCGCTGCAAGCGATGGGCGTGGCGATTGCCGGCTCACATCACGAGCACGGGCCGGGACAGCACGAGATCGACTTTCCGCACATCGATCCGCTGGCCGCCGCCGACGGCTTGCTCACGCTGCGCACGATCGCAAAGCACGTCGCGGCCGCGCGCGGACTCGAAGCGACGTTCATGCCGAAGCCGATCGAAGATCGCGCGGGAAGCGGCCTGCACGTGAATTTCCGCGTCTCACCCGAACAGCAGCCCGAAATGCTCTACATGATAGGCGGCCTGCTGGCGCACGCAGCCGCACTCACCGCCGTCTGTAACTCTACCGTCAACTCATACAAACGATTGGTCAACGCGTGGGACGCGCCGATCTATACCGTCTGGTCCGAGCGCAGCGCGAACGCGCTCGTGCGCGTGCCGCCGCAGGAGCAACCTCCGCAAATCGAGATGCGCAGCCCGGACGCTGCCGGGAATCCATATCTTTCACTGGCGGTCTTACTGCGAGCGCTCGCGGACGGCGTCGAGCAGCAGCATCTTCCCGGCGATCCGCTTGTCGGGTCAACGTACGATTTGACGGAACGCGAGCGCCACGAGCGGGGGATCGGGACGCTGCCGAAATCGTTACGTCAGGCTATCGCCGAGCTCGACGAAGATCCCGTTGTCAGAGCCGCGCTGGGCGATCACATCTATCATGCCTTCCGCGATGCGAAACTTGCGGAATACGAACGGTACCGCCGCGCGGTTCATCCGTGGGAGCATCGCGCGTACTTGCGGTTGTACTAA
- a CDS encoding helix-turn-helix transcriptional regulator, with product MAHNMDDPLLLECAGLEILGFVNKGPEWTPRDRPAFLREIVECLRTGAEPKRDITAMARAAQVSPIRLVRSFRRTYGISLARFMRVLQMQRALNLLSDPVLSISTVAVEAGYSDQSHMTREFVRTYGVTPAVFRRLELV from the coding sequence ATGGCGCACAATATGGACGACCCTCTCCTGCTTGAATGCGCGGGACTGGAAATACTTGGCTTCGTGAACAAGGGCCCGGAGTGGACACCCCGCGATAGGCCGGCTTTTTTGCGCGAAATTGTAGAGTGTTTGCGTACAGGTGCCGAGCCGAAGCGCGATATCACGGCAATGGCGCGCGCCGCCCAGGTCTCACCGATTCGCCTCGTACGTTCCTTCCGAAGAACGTATGGAATCAGTCTCGCGCGCTTCATGCGCGTTCTCCAGATGCAGCGTGCGCTTAACCTTTTATCCGATCCGGTACTTTCAATTAGCACTGTGGCTGTTGAAGCAGGCTATAGCGATCAGAGTCACATGACGCGCGAATTTGTCCGGACCTACGGCGTTACCCCTGCGGTTTTTCGCCGGTTGGAGCTTGTTTAG
- a CDS encoding formylglycine-generating enzyme family protein — translation MRQTVFGIVALAVTLATAPHFAARASRESMPVAAFRDCSVCPEMVTIPAGTFMMGSPQFEKVWAATHGLSLGAVADEAPQHRVRIAAFALGKFDVTRAEYAAFVRDTKYSTPDSCGRDSFDSKQQPGLNWRNPGFRQTDRDPVVCVSWRDAQAYVAWLNKKARPKGSPMRYGRYRLPSESECEYATRAGTVTKFWWGDSAGQAAVFAWYNPSQATAFAWHKVHFSGSTHPVGLKPPNHFGLYDMVGNVWQWTQDCYAGSYVGSPTNGRAVENSKCTLRSDRGGSWLYPVALLRSAARERNPADFRDTIMGFRVAKALS, via the coding sequence ATGCGACAAACTGTTTTTGGAATTGTGGCCCTTGCCGTTACGCTGGCCACAGCACCGCATTTCGCGGCTCGCGCGTCTCGCGAATCCATGCCGGTTGCTGCGTTCCGCGATTGCTCCGTCTGTCCGGAAATGGTTACGATACCAGCCGGAACCTTCATGATGGGATCGCCGCAGTTTGAAAAGGTTTGGGCGGCAACGCATGGTCTGAGTCTTGGTGCCGTAGCCGACGAGGCGCCGCAGCACCGGGTCAGGATTGCGGCCTTTGCGTTGGGAAAATTTGACGTGACCCGCGCAGAATATGCGGCGTTTGTACGCGACACGAAGTATTCCACGCCGGACTCCTGCGGACGCGACAGCTTCGACTCGAAACAACAGCCCGGGCTGAACTGGCGAAATCCGGGATTTCGTCAGACCGATCGCGATCCGGTTGTGTGCGTCAGCTGGCGCGATGCTCAGGCGTATGTCGCCTGGCTCAACAAGAAAGCGCGTCCGAAGGGTTCGCCGATGCGATATGGCCGGTATAGGCTTCCAAGCGAATCGGAATGCGAGTACGCAACTCGCGCGGGAACAGTTACGAAATTCTGGTGGGGCGATAGTGCCGGCCAGGCGGCGGTTTTTGCGTGGTACAACCCCAGCCAGGCGACCGCATTCGCGTGGCACAAGGTTCACTTCTCCGGCAGCACTCATCCCGTTGGGCTGAAGCCGCCGAATCACTTCGGTTTGTACGACATGGTAGGCAACGTCTGGCAGTGGACGCAAGATTGCTACGCCGGAAGCTACGTCGGGTCGCCAACAAATGGCCGGGCCGTTGAAAACAGCAAGTGTACGCTCCGATCCGATCGCGGTGGCTCCTGGCTTTACCCCGTAGCGCTGCTTCGCTCGGCTGCGCGCGAGCGCAATCCCGCGGATTTTCGCGATACAATCATGGGCTTCCGAGTTGCAAAGGCATTGAGCTGA
- a CDS encoding pepsin/retropepsin-like aspartic protease family protein codes for MYFLRRLYVVLLAPLLFSTALARAADDAAVPFTSEHNQIVIQVKVAKAGPFSMLLDTGTTPSAIDTALAHQLGLELRGKGNATLLPGVQVGSLQIDSLDGGAIDLTSVARAVGVPIQGVLGHSFFANRIVQIDYPHHLVRFLASAPPASPNGFALPFAVESDEPIIHVTVNGTPLSAVLDTGFGGVAVLNPQAIDRLGLGEQVAGMQATSGVGFGGSSALRKGKIASLEVGGYVVNNPDVTFRLKGGRFDHMPADLNIGNGLLQAFVVTFDYQQDIITFQR; via the coding sequence ATGTATTTTTTGCGGCGATTGTACGTCGTGCTATTGGCGCCATTGCTGTTTTCGACCGCTTTGGCTCGTGCGGCAGACGACGCTGCCGTTCCGTTTACATCGGAGCACAATCAGATCGTCATCCAAGTGAAGGTTGCAAAAGCCGGGCCCTTTTCAATGCTGCTCGACACCGGAACCACGCCTTCGGCCATCGATACCGCACTGGCTCACCAGCTGGGACTAGAGCTCCGGGGCAAGGGGAACGCTACTTTGTTGCCCGGTGTACAAGTCGGCTCACTACAAATAGACAGTCTCGACGGCGGAGCGATCGACCTTACATCGGTGGCTCGGGCCGTAGGCGTACCGATCCAAGGCGTGCTCGGTCACAGTTTCTTCGCAAATAGGATCGTGCAGATCGATTATCCGCACCACCTCGTGCGGTTTCTCGCTTCAGCGCCACCAGCGAGTCCGAATGGTTTCGCGTTGCCTTTTGCGGTCGAATCGGACGAACCGATAATTCATGTGACGGTAAACGGAACGCCGCTCTCGGCGGTTTTGGATACGGGCTTTGGCGGTGTTGCAGTTTTGAACCCGCAAGCCATCGATCGTTTAGGTTTAGGCGAACAAGTCGCGGGGATGCAGGCGACTTCCGGCGTCGGCTTTGGCGGAAGCTCGGCGCTGCGTAAGGGAAAGATTGCTTCACTTGAGGTCGGAGGCTATGTCGTTAATAACCCCGACGTTACTTTTCGTCTAAAAGGCGGGCGGTTTGACCATATGCCGGCTGATTTAAACATAGGCAACGGTCTGCTTCAAGCGTTCGTCGTTACGTTCGACTACCAACAAGACATCATAACTTTTCAGCGTTAA